A stretch of Astyanax mexicanus isolate ESR-SI-001 chromosome 21, AstMex3_surface, whole genome shotgun sequence DNA encodes these proteins:
- the LOC125785565 gene encoding uncharacterized protein LOC125785565, whose amino-acid sequence MEIVEQEEVNVANSVLVSGLTETETDTELTDYLEQHGYIARVLRIDNPTSAFHKNAIVEFKSSLALGTLKPLLPYTYHSSRQKDVSYKITALASVYMPSATKTDANWFLAEFQKLAAQSRKPLTELLQERLLLCRETMTCQEDNQTGRIQDSSSSWEAEPTNQVSPTNAQSFPAINSERRSEHNVVLTPEELNPPAIQRVVVEHVVRSGETAAHANAPVRLRVFSGKKPHPNNEVDYETWRNNVELLLQDPAVSDLCRSRRVLDSLLPPAANLVKHLSPQATPRAYLDLLDSAFATVEDGDELFARFLNTLQDAGEKPSEYLQRLYIVLSKVIKQGSLPTSEENRHLLRQFCRGCWDNGLLADLQLEQKKNNPPSFSELLFHLRMEEDKHIAKEMRMKKHLGNAKFRASSHAVRAETYVSQEEETLSAEVDSLRKQVKDLQGQLKVSKPKPKCPEYSEGAILELRQQVAHLQSQVANMMVPEPQKPIAVLSEMRNKKRDRTVTQETQTSATKESSQRPRPWYCFCCGEDGHTAVSCPADPNPSLVAAKKKQLIEKQHAWDREHNTVNQTISQRTKNPNVTRASVNNQTTQTKTYGNLPRGLVGTKCISEVVIDGQKYNCLLDTGSQVTTVSKSFHETHQPTLSCKPIGDLLEVEAANGQPVPYSGYVELNITFPKEFLGTAVEIPTLALVVADISEAARPTLLIGTNTLDVLYEKHFEKNQLKHQSPHHGYKMVLKTLEMRHKQTENCTVGTVRLHSNAPKIIPAGQCSILEGSVNHRGADRWVVLESPSTASLPGGLIVTNSLITLPDKFHAKLPVVLRNETDHDITLTPNRVLAELHALQQILPSDALNKNSIDTSPMTASVIDASIKFDFADSPVPAEWRERIECKLRAMPEVFAHHDLDFGHTNQVKHRIKLSDETPFKQRARPIHPQDFDAVKRHLEELLESGVIRESESSFSSPIVVVRKKNGEVRLCVDYRKLNLQTVKDAYALPHLEETFSVLTGSKWFSVLDLKSGYYQIELEEADKHKTAFVCPLGFWEWNRMPQGITNAPSTFQRLMEKCMSDLNLREVIVFLDDLIIFSETLEEHEERLFKVLQQLKEYGLKLSPEKCKFFQKSVRYLGHIVSSDGVKTDPEKIAVLKNWPSPKNLKELRSFLGFAGYYRRFIRDFSKIVKPLNELTAGYAPKRKGCKLTKSQNQYYKPKELFGDRWTENCQEAFDTVIAKLTSAPVLGFANPSLPYILHTDASTIGLGAALYQEQDGHQRVIAYASRGLSKSEARYPAHKLEFLALKWAVTDKFSDYLYGNSFTVITDSNPLTYILTSAKLDAASYRWLSALSTFSFKLQYRPGKHNLDADALSRHPMNTKIDDPSSQKEQDRIRQFTLQHLPELTTNAEVSTEVVQAICEARLVCQPSLSASEVEPIPLVGSLSTHPDSLPDAFVLGEHFEGFPVIPMITEVELQQKQRSDPVIREVISSFERGEVPTPSARREMPKLSLMCREWNRLQMKDGILYRRRQLGQDVNFQLVLPEELREMVMKSLHDDMGHLGLERTLDLLRARFYWPQMASDVERKLKTCSRCVLRKAPAERAAPLVNIKATRPLELVCMDFLSLEPDRSNTKDILVITDYFTKYAVAIPTPNQKARTVAKCLWENFIIHYGVPEKLHSDQGPDFESKTIKELCEVMGIHKVRTTPYHPRGNPVERFNRTLLSMIGTLQEKEKSCWRDFVKPLVHAYNCTKHDSTGFTPYELMFGRKPRLPIDLAFNISVNKQHEKTHSQYVSHLRTQLEESYRLATENAAKSAERNKARFDKRVTESTLEKGDRVLVRNVKLRGKHKLSDKWESVVYVVVGRAGELPVYTVKPENKAGPLRTLHRDLLRPCNFLSPEEADLPISKVRRPRTRQMSPKENSEESDSNSDSDDYPIYYSSVPLRLEPVEIVQIHEDERIPVDSNFRIQLEPAVKNPSAEPEIPERENLPEKIPVKENLPERLAENEYLPTDHVDDPALNSEMLHSATPAEEVPENAEHLQPSTEESEDEETPASVRRSTRHREKAKRLTYPELGNPLISIVQSLFQGMTTALTQSLIEAASMEYANPAVRHPTSPMHRDVHAVKDGRV is encoded by the coding sequence ATGGAAATTGTAGAACAGGAAGAAGTTAATGTTGCTAACTCAGTTCTTGTTAGTGGGTTAACTGagacagaaacagatacagaactaactGACTATTTAGAGCAGCATGGCTACATTGCAAGGGTACTGCGTATTGATAACCCCACGTCAGCCTTTCACAAAAATGCAATAGTGGAGTTTAAAAGTTCTTTAGCTCTCGGTACTCTCAAACCCTTACTGCCATATACTTACCATAGTTCAAGGCAAAAAGATGTCTCCTACAAGATAACTGCTTTGGCAAGCGTATACATGCCTTCAGCCACAAAAACTGATGCAAACTGGTTCCTAGCCGAATTCCAAAAGCTAGCAGCACAAAGCAGGAAGCCGTTAACAGAACTTCTACAAGAGCGACTCCTTCTGTGTCGTGAAACAATGACATGTCAAGAAGATAACCAAACTGGCCGAATCCAAGATAGTTCCAGTTCATGGGAGGCAGAACCTACAAATCAAGTGTCACCAACGAATGCTCAGAGCTTCCCAGCGATTAACTCAGAGAGACGATCTGAACATAATGTGGTGCTCACACCAGAGGAATTGAACCCACCTGCTATTCAACGCGTTGTTGTTGAACATGTTGTAAGGAGTGGAGAAACTGCAGCACATGCAAATGCCCCAGTAAGGCTTAGAGTCTTTTCAGGGAAGAAACCCCATCCTAATAATGAGGTTGACTATGAGACATGGAGAAACAACGTTGAACTACTGTTGCAAGACCCTGCAGTGTCAGACTTGTGTCGATCCAGAAGAGTTCTTGATAGTCTTTTGCCTCCAGCAGCTAATCTAGTAAAGCATCTGAGTCCACAGGCTACTCCAAGAGCTTATCTAGACCTACTTGACTCAGCTTTCGCCACTGTTGAAGACGGTGATGAGCTCTTCGCAAGATTTCTGAATACTCTACAGGATGCTGGTGAAAAGCCGTCCGAATACCTCCAAAGGCTCTACATTGTTTTAAGTAAAGTGATCAAACAAGGCAGTCTACCCACCAGTGAGGAGAACAGGCACCTGTTACGCCAGTTTTGTCGTGGATGTTGGGATAATGGGTTACTTGCTGACCTCCAGCTGGAGCAGAAGAAGAATAACCCACCCTCATTTTCTGAGCTATTGTTCCATCTGCGTATGGAAGAAGATAAGCACATTGCCAAAGAGATGAGAATGAAAAAGCATCTTGGTAATGCAAAGTTTCGTGCCAGCTCCCATGCTGTCAGGGCTGAGACTTATGTTAGCCAAGAAGAAGAAACCCTTAGTGCTGAGGTTGACAGCCTAAGAAAACAAGTCAAAGACTTGCAAGGGCAACTTAAAGTGTCAAAGCCAAAGCCAAAATGCCCTGAGTACTCAGAAGGTGCTATTTTAGAGCTGAGACAACAAGTAGCCCACCTGCAGAGTCAAGTTGCCAACATGATGGTTCCAGAGCCACAGAAACCCATTGCAGTGCTGTCTGAAATGAGAaacaagaaaagagacagaacagTGACACAAGAAACACAGACCAGTGCTACCAAAGAGTCCAGTCAAAGGCCGAGACCATGGTACTGTTTCTGCTGTGGAGAAGACGGACATACTGCTGTATCCTGTCCAGCTGATCCCAACCCTTCCTTAGTGGCTGCTAAAAAGAAGCAGTTAATTGAGAAGCAGCATGCTTGGGACCGTGAACACAATACAGTGAACCAGACAATCTCACAGAGAACTAAGAACCCTAATGTTACCAGGGCCAGTGTAAACAACCAAACTACTCAGACCAAAACATATGGTAACCTACCCAGAGGTCTAGTAGGGACCAAGTGTATTTCTGAAGTGGTCATCGATGGACAGAAATACAACTGCTTGCTTGACACAGGGTCACAGGTGACAACTGTTTCCAAATCATTTCATGAGACACATCAACCAACCCTGAGCTGTAAACCTATTGGTGATCTACTAGAAGTAGAAGCAGCTAATGGACAGCCCGTTCCATATTCAGGTTATGTAGAATTGAACATCACTTTTCCAAAAGAGTTTCTAGGTACAGCTGTGGAAATTCCTACCTTAGCATTAGTTGTTGCAGACATCAGCGAAGCAGCACGACCCACCTTGCTGATAGGAACCAATACTTTGGATGTCCTGTATGAGAAACATTTTGAGAAGAATCAGTTGAAACATCAGTCACCACATCATGGCTATAAAATGGTCCTGAAAACACTAGAAATGAGACATAAGCAAACTGAAAACTGCACAGTAGGCACGGTAAGGCTTCATAGTAATGCACCCAAAATCATTCCAGCAGGCCAGTGTTCTATTTTAGAAGGATCCGTGAACCACAGAGGTGCTGACCGATGGGTTGTTCTGGAGTCACCCTCAACAGCTTCTCTTCCTGGTGGTCTCATTGTGACCAACAGCCTGATTACTCTACCTGACAAGTTTCACGCTAAGCTGCCTGTGGTACTGAGGAACGAGACAGACCATGATATTACCCTAACTCCTAATCGAGTCCTTGCTGAATTGCATGCACTGCAACAAATCCTGCCCAGTGATGCATTGAATAAAAACTCCATTGACACCTCACCTATGACAGCTTCTGTCATAGATGCAAGTATCAAGTTTGACTTTGCTGATTCACCTGTCCCAGCTGAGTGGAGAGAAAGGATAGAGTGCAAACTGAGAGCTATGCCTGAAGTCTTTGCTCACCATGACCTGGACTTTGGACACACAAACCAAGTGAAACATCGCATCAAGTTGTCTGATGAAACTCCTTTCAAACAGCGAGCTAGACCAATACATCCTCAGGACTTTGATGCAGTAAAAAGACATCTAGAAGAGTTGTTAGAGTCTGGAGTAATCAGAGAGTCTGAATCCTCCTTTTCATCCCCTATTGTTGTAGTCAGGAAGAAGAACGGTGAAGTAAGACTCTGTGTAGATTACCGGAAACTCAATCTGCAAACTGTGAAAGATGCATATGCCCTACCTCATTTGGAGGAAACCTTTTCTGTGCTGACAGGATCCAAATGGTTCTCAGTTCTTGATCTGAAGTCAGGGTATTATCAGATTGAGCTAgaagaagcagataaacataaaacagCTTTTGTGTGCCCACTTGGATTCTGGGAATGGAATCGTATGCCGCAGGGGATCACTAACGCCCCAAGTACATTTCAAAGACTCATGGAGAAGTGTATGTCAGACCTCAACCTCCGAGAAGTCATTGTCTTTCTGGACGACCTCATTATCTTCTCAGAAACCTTAGAAGAGCATGAGGAGCGCCTTTTCAAAGTCCTCCAACAACTCAAGGAGTATGGTCTCAAACTATCCCCtgagaaatgtaaatttttccaGAAGTCCGTCCGATACCTTGGACACATTGTATCCAGTGATGGAGTGAAAACTGACCCAGAGAAAATTGCAGTCCTGAAGAACTGGCCGAGTCCCAAGAACCTCAAAGAACTCCGTTCCTTTTTAGGATTTGCAGGGTACTATCGAAGGTTCATCAGAGACTTCTCGAAGATAGTCAAACCGCTGAATGAGCTAACTGCTGGATATGCTCCTAAGAGGAAAGGATGCAAGCTGACCAAAAGTCAGAACCAGTACTACAAGCCAAAAGAACTGTTTGGAGACCGCTGGACGGAAAACTGTCAGGAAGCTTTTGACACTGTCATCGCTAAACTCACTTCAGCCCCTGTCCTGGGATTTGCCAACCCCAGTCTGCCATACATCTTGCACACCGACGCCAGCACCATTGGCCTTGGAGCTGCCTTATACCAGGAGCAGGACGGGCATCAACGTGTAATAGCATATGCCAGTCGTGGTCTTTCAAAAAGTGAAGCGCGATACCCAGCGCATAAGCTTGAATTCTTGGCCCTCAAGTGGGCTGTAACAGACAAATTTTCTGACTATCTATATGGCAATTCGTTCACAGTGATAACTGACAGCAATCCTCTGACGTACATCCTCACTTCAGCGAAGTTGGATGCTGCAAGCTACAGGTGGTTGTCAGCATTGTCCACATTTTCCTTTAAGTTGCAATATAGACCTGGAAAACATAACCTCGATGCAGATGCCCTCTCACGACATCCCATGAATACTAAAATTGATGACCCTTCTTCTCAGAAAGAACAAGACCGAATTAGACAGTTTACGCTGCAACACTTACCAGAGCTTACCACTAATGCAGAAGTGAGCACCGAAGTGGTCCAGGCAATCTGCGAAGCTCGGTTAGTATGCCAGCCATCCTTGAGTGCATCAGAAGTCGAACCCATTCCCTTAGTCGGATCCCTGTCTACTCATCCTGATTCTTTACCTGATGCTTTTGTGTTGGGCGAACACTTTGAAGGGTTTCCAGTCATCCCAATGATAACTGAAGTTGAGTTACAACAGAAACAGAGGTCAGACCCTGTTATCAGAGAAGTAATCTCATCTTTTGAAAGGGGAGAGGTGCCAACCCCATCTGCAAGAAGGGAGATGCCAAAACTTTCTCTGATGTGCCGAGAGTGGAATCGGTTACAAATGAAGGACGGAATTTTGTACAGAAGAAGACAACTAGGACAAGATGTCAATTTCCAGCTAGTTCTACCAGAAGAACTAAGAGAGATGGTAATGAAGAGCCTCCATGATGACATGGGCCACCTAGGGTTGGAGCGTACCCTAGATCTTTTAAGAGCACGCTTTTATTGGCCCCAAATGGCATCAGATGTGGAGAGGAAGCTAAAGACATGCAGTCGCTGTGTACTCAGGAAAGCACCAGCTGAAAGAGCCGCACCATTAGTTAACATCAAAGCAACAAGACCCCTAGAATTGGTGTGTATGGACTTCCTGTCATTAGAACCAGATCGCAGCAACACCAAAGACATCCTGGTGATCacagattatttcaccaaatatgctGTGGCAATACCTACTCCCAATCAGAAGGCCAGGACTGTGGCGAAGTGCTTATGGGAGAACTTCATAATCCATTATGGTGTTCCTGAAAAGCTGCACAGTGACCAAGGTCCTGACTTTGAGTCCAAAACGATCAAGGAGCTGTGTGAAGTCATGGGAATTCATAAAGTAAGGACTACACCATATCATCCACGTGGTAATCCGGTGGAACGATTCAATCGGACACTACTGAGCATGATTGGGACTttgcaagagaaagagaagtcGTGTTGGCGAGATTTTGTTAAGCCATTAGTACATGCTTATAACTGTACGAAGCATGACAGTACAGGGTTTACCCCTTACGAGCTAATGTTCGGAAGGAAACCAAGACTGCCAATTGACCTCGCTTTCAACATCTCTGTGAACAAGCAACATGAGAAGACTCACTCTCAGTATGTGAGCCATCTGAGAACTCAACTGGAAGAGAGCTATAGATTGGCTACCGAGAATGCTGCAAAATCTGCTGAAAGAAACAAGGCACGATTTGACAAAAGAGTCACTGAATCAACCCTAGAGAAGGGTGATCGTGTGTTAGTGAGGAATGTGAAACTGAGGGGAAAACATAAATTGTCAGATAAATGGGAATCTGTTGTGTATGTTGTTGTGGGCAGAGCAGGAGAACTCCCAGTGTACACAGTAAAGCCTGAGAACAAGGCTGGGCCCCTACGTACATTGCACAGAGATTTGCTCCGACCGTGCAACTTCCTATCACCAGAAGAAGCTGACCTTCCTATTTCTAAGGTTAGGAGACCAAGAACAAGACAGATGTCACCCAAAGAGAATTCAGAAGAGTCTGATTCTAACTCTGATTCTGATGACTACCCAATCTACTATTCTTCAGTTCCCTTAAGGCTTGAACCTGTTGAAATTGTTCAGATCCATGAGGATGAAAGAATACCAGTTGACTCTAACTTCAGAATCCAGCTTGAACCAGCTGTAAAGAACCCGTCTGCTGAACCTGAGATTCCTGAAAGAGAAAACTTACCTGAGAAGATCCCTGTAAAAGAAAACCTACCTGAAAGATTAGCAGAAAATGAATACTTACCTACAGACCATGTCGACGATCCAGCTCTAAATTCTGAAATGCTGCATTCTGCTACACCTGCTGAAGAGGTACCAGAAAATGCAGAACACCTACAGCCTTCCACAGAGGAATCTGAGGATGAAGAAACTCCAGCATCAGTGAGACGCTCCACAAGACACAGAGAAAAAGCCAAGAGACTAACCTATCCAGAGCTAGGCAATCCTCTGATATCCATTGTCCAGTCCCTATTCCAAGGTATGACTACAGCCCTCACTCAGTCTCTTATAGAAGCTGCCTCTATGGAATATGCCAATCCTGCTGTGAGACATCCCACTAGTCCAATGCACAGGGATGTGCATGCAGTTAAAGACGGGAGGGTGTAA